ACTGCCGCGCCGCAGGCCGGGGAAAAGGCGACGTCAAAGGGGTTCAACGACGTCGCGGCCCGGTTCAAAAGCCGCTCTGGGTCCAGGACGACCTCCACCCCACATAGCGCCCAGCTGAAACCCGGTCCACGTCCCTACCTGAGCGTCGTGACATCCGACAAGGATGCGTGACGCCGATCTGATCGGGGCAAGCTCCGTTTACGGCGCATGTCCGGGGCAAAGCTCCGGTTGACGGAAAAGGGCCGCCCTATGGGGCGGCCCTTCCGATTTCCGCGTCGCGCCCCTTCAGGGGTCAGACTGCGGCAACTTTATGTTCTTCGCGGAAGGCCGTCAGTTCCTCGGCGACCAGGAAGGCAAGCTCCAGCGCCTGGGTCGCGTTCAGGCGCGGGTCGCAGGCGGTGTGATAGCGATCCGACAGATCTTCGTCCGACACCGCCTGCACGCCACCGGTACATTCGGTCACATCCTTGCCGGTCATCTCGAAATGTACGCCGCCGGGAATCGTGCCTTCGGCGCGATGGATGGCGAAGAATTCCTGCACTTCGGCCAGGATGTTGTTGAAGATCCGGGTCTTGAAGCCAGAAGACGCCTTGACCGTGTTGCCGTGCATAGGATCGCAGGTCCAGACGACATTGGCGCCTTCTTCCTGAACGGCCTTGATCAGGCGCGGCAGGTGATCGCCGACTTTGCCGGCCCCGAAGCGCGCGATCAGGGTCAGGCGACCCATCTCGTTCAGCGGGTTCAGCTTGGCCATCAGCACCTTGAGATCCTCGGCCGTGGTCGTAGGGCCGCATTTCAGGCCGATCGGGTTCTGCACGCCCGCGCAGAATTCGACATGGGCGCCATCAGGCTGCCGGGTGCGGTCACCGATCCAGATCATGTGGCCCGACCCCGCCAGCCAGCGGCCGGAGGTCGAATCGACGCGGGTCAGCGCCTCTTCGTATTCCAGCAGCAGGGCCTCGTGCGAGGTGTAGAAATCGACCGTTTGAAGCTCATGGGTGTTTTCGCCCGACAAGCCGGCCGCCCGCATGAAATCAAGCGAATCCTGCATCCGGTTCGCCATGTCGCGGTAACGCTGCGCCTCGTCCGTATCGGTGA
The Pseudooceanicola algae genome window above contains:
- a CDS encoding class II 3-deoxy-7-phosphoheptulonate synthase encodes the protein MGTWQKSDWRNKPRVQMPDYQDHEALAAVEAQLSKYPPLVFAGEARKLRDELGKAGRGEAFLLQGGDCAESFAEFGADQIRDTFKVMLQMAMVLTFGAKVPVVKVGRMAGQFAKPRSAPTETVNGTELPSYRGDIINGFDFTPAARIPDASRMLQAYTQAAASLNLLRAFSKGGYADVNRVHSWTLGFTDTDEAQRYRDMANRMQDSLDFMRAAGLSGENTHELQTVDFYTSHEALLLEYEEALTRVDSTSGRWLAGSGHMIWIGDRTRQPDGAHVEFCAGVQNPIGLKCGPTTTAEDLKVLMAKLNPLNEMGRLTLIARFGAGKVGDHLPRLIKAVQEEGANVVWTCDPMHGNTVKASSGFKTRIFNNILAEVQEFFAIHRAEGTIPGGVHFEMTGKDVTECTGGVQAVSDEDLSDRYHTACDPRLNATQALELAFLVAEELTAFREEHKVAAV